From the Hevea brasiliensis isolate MT/VB/25A 57/8 chromosome 13, ASM3005281v1, whole genome shotgun sequence genome, the window ACCAACCATTAAGGCCTTCTCCATCAGTTAGGCATTTATAACTGAGTTGATGCACAACACAAGAGTTCACACTCACAATATCCTCTAACCACATTCTTCCGATCCAAAACCATTACAAGCAATCATTATGTCAACTCAAACTTCACCGGAAAATCTCACCATCGATCCCTACAAGCACCTCCGCATCATCCCTCTCTCTGATGGCACCATTACTCGCTTACCAGAAATTACAAACTTATTGCCCAGACCTCAACACCCTATTCCTATCCTCACCAAAGACATCACCATTAATCAATCAAATAACACATGGGCCCGGATATTCCTACCCCAACAAACACTAGATTACACTTCCTCCCACACCAAGCTTCCTCTTATTGTTTGGTTCCACGGAGGAGGGTTCATACTTTTCAGCGCAGCTTCAACCTTTTTTCACGATTATTGTGCAAGCCTTGCTATTGAGCTCACTGCTGTTGTCGTTTCCATAGAGTATCGCCTCGCCCCCGAGCACCGTCTTCCAGCTGCCTATGAGGACGCTGTGGAGGCATTACACTGGATTAAATCAAGCCCTGATGAGTGGTTGAGAGACTTTGCTGATCTCAGAAAATGTTTCCTTATGGGGGCTAGCGCCGGCGCTAATATAGCTTACCATGCTGGACTACGAGTAGCTGAGACAGTCGAACATCTAGAGCCCTTAAAGATTGAAGGGCTAATATTGCACCAACCCTTCTTCGGTGGGTCAAAGAGGACTGAATCGGAATTGAGGATGATGAACGATCCCATTTTACCACTTTGTTCCAATGATCTGATGTGGGAATTAGCTTTGCCAATTGGTGCTGACCGTGATCATGAGTTTTGCAATCCAACGGTGAAGGGAGATTCAAAGGCGCTGACTAAAATGAGGCAGTTAGGGTGGAGGATCTTCGTTCATTGGGGTGATAGAGATCCTCTGATGGATCGTCAAGTTTTGTTGGTAAAAATGCTAAGAGAGAAAGGTTTAGTAGTTGTGAATCATTCTTCGGAGGGACATTTTCATGGGGTAGAGTTAGTTGAGCCCTCCAAATGCACGGGCCTGTATGTGGCTTACAAAAGTTTTATATCATCTTCAGTGCTTGCCTAGGCTGTGATATACTCCTTCTCTATCTCTAATAAGTTCGTGTAacagttatttaaaaaaaaaaaaaaaaaggacataaTCATTAATCAGCATTTTCCCTTGTTATTTGCTTCCAGCTATACGTGTCATGGAACTAAGAGTAATCCAAGGTATTACAGTAATAGCatcagaaaaaaaaataatattaagcgTATTTATTAATGCATTATTCAGTAATTTATTAATGGATTGTATTTATTACTGTAACTGTATTTATTAACACATGGATGTtgaatttaatttcttaatttctttatgaaattaaaaaaaataaaaaattcaatttcttaattttggAGTTAAATTTTTTGATTTAGCACAAAGTTTCTTGATTTCATTGATTTTTAGAttaaattgatattaaattaaaaattttaaattaatttaaataaaaaagttgaaaataactaaattaaatatctcaaatCCTTtgcttatatttaaaaaaatataaaaaaaaaacttatcaaaattaatttgtttattatgactcaaattataaatatttaaatttttcatattttatatataGATTCCATCGTAAATATTATACcttgaattttcaattttaattttttttctcttttaaaaaaaatcttaacTGTATATActatgtttatttttttttttttaactgagttTTGTATGAATCCAACACTTAGATATGGAGTATTACCTAATTTATAAAACGAGTCTAtggcaaaaatttctccattttgtCATGTTCGCAGTCAAAGCCTACAGGGTTATGCAATGAATTCAGAAATGTAGGATTACTCTACCCCGCCGAGCCAGTCCACTGATATCGGCAACGATGTCCTACTCTCCACCAACCCTGATGGCACCGTCGGCCCAAAGTTGAAACCTAAACCTTTTGCCAACGACCGCAGCTACATCTAACCCACTTCGGTTCTGCCTAGCATTCgattcaaatcgaatcgaatcaaattgataaaatcaaattattatattttaaaaattaaattgaatcaagCTGTATAAAAAATCAAACTGAACCAAAGCGTTCTAATTCAGTTCGATTTGGGTCAAATTGATTggtttttgaattttaattaatttttttatttagatttaattttcaagttatttagtttaattttgacattaatttgaatataaaattaaataatttatatatataataatacatataatatataaatttcttataaaaataaaataatttaaaaattaataaaataattcaatttgatttggttcaattaatttttttctctttaaaattaaattgaacgaaaataattaaaatttttaaaattaaaaataaattaaattaaattaaattaaattattttaaaaattaaattaaattatcaaattaaAACGATTTAGTTTgagttatataatttaaattacacAGTGCTCACCCCCTAATTCTGTCCAAGGTCCCTATCAATCGTAAAAAACAACACTTGGGCCCGCATATTCCCACACCGCCAAGCCCTTGACTCAAGCTTTACCGTTAAACTATCCCCCTCATACTAACTTCAACGGTGGAGGGTGGTTTGTTTTCTTGAGTGCAGCCActacaatttttaatgaatttttattCGTTCATTGCCGCTGAACTCCCTTTCAAAGTTGTGCCCGTTGATTGTGGCCTTGGTTGTTGCTAACGTGAgagaacacacacacacacacacacacacacacacatatatatatatatatatatatatatatatatatatatatatatatatatatataaaatgtgatatttttaagaaaatattatgtgaaattttttttaaatttatcatatatcatattttataataatttttttatatatttttataataattattatttaatttttttttatttttttaattattaatattatttataattttattttaatatttatgatttaaattattatttttttaaatataatttttaaaaattaagatctcttgtgattaaatgtaatatttaaaatttatttatattatttttttataaatttatttatgtaaaaatattatttaccacatatcaccctttgtaataataataataataataataataataataataataataataataataaaatgtaagtgatgattattaatttaaaaaaaaattgatcattaatttatgatctcataatcaactatcatataatttaattaattttaaattatttttatatatttaataaatatttttattatattttatatttttttattatgaaatttttattaaaaattttgaaaaataaaaagtataatttatataaaaattataaaaataaaatgtagagatttgacttatttataattagcatgttatgttaataatttaatatgctttttattttatttttctatgattaattaatgcttattattattatcattatggcCAATTTATAGCAATTGAAttcaaatgactaaataaatggaaaatattttattattataaaaattaaatttaaatacttttattatcaccttttaattaaataatatttaattataaaattaaatttttatttaaatgatttccTTTCTATCAaatctttttctttatttattttatttt encodes:
- the LOC110664415 gene encoding carboxylesterase 1; protein product: MSTQTSPENLTIDPYKHLRIIPLSDGTITRLPEITNLLPRPQHPIPILTKDITINQSNNTWARIFLPQQTLDYTSSHTKLPLIVWFHGGGFILFSAASTFFHDYCASLAIELTAVVVSIEYRLAPEHRLPAAYEDAVEALHWIKSSPDEWLRDFADLRKCFLMGASAGANIAYHAGLRVAETVEHLEPLKIEGLILHQPFFGGSKRTESELRMMNDPILPLCSNDLMWELALPIGADRDHEFCNPTVKGDSKALTKMRQLGWRIFVHWGDRDPLMDRQVLLVKMLREKGLVVVNHSSEGHFHGVELVEPSKCTGLYVAYKSFISSSVLA